From Halotia branconii CENA392, the proteins below share one genomic window:
- a CDS encoding DUF7005 family protein, protein MPTQLNYRSQVLSELGATPEEITELLAYNQNNFNHPKLPPNITFPLASEPHVTEWKRYHAQAQSLGTFTTLRSALVQLQFPIRLGISETENYRAATRQGNPADSMVEATGLELEQPESLQLIIHPTLAGEVPILIAGCRADFIVLVQALSKRNEPVSIPDSMGAIAISGFNNWQRIKKYRTEWETHQEQPVTETEWKAEFQRLIPQKHLYQDFFIILSQGNYSAVNAAELGLDEAEWLLLCLTIRLEHECCHYFTKRVFGSMRNNILDELIADYQGIVAANHNYYRADWFLRFVGLEAFPNYRQGGRLENYCGNPPLSDGAFRILQVLVKQAAQNLEQFNISHIEELKSLENKARLIMFLTSCTLEELATKTGVLLEQMWQRYTM, encoded by the coding sequence ATGCCTACTCAACTTAATTATCGCTCTCAAGTTTTATCTGAATTGGGAGCAACACCAGAAGAAATTACAGAACTTTTAGCCTACAACCAAAATAATTTTAATCATCCAAAATTACCACCTAATATTACCTTTCCCCTAGCATCAGAACCTCATGTCACAGAGTGGAAGCGCTATCATGCACAGGCACAAAGTTTGGGTACATTCACCACTTTGCGCTCTGCATTAGTACAATTGCAATTTCCTATTCGTCTGGGAATTAGTGAAACCGAAAACTATCGCGCCGCTACCCGTCAAGGAAATCCTGCTGATAGCATGGTAGAGGCAACTGGTTTGGAATTAGAACAACCAGAATCATTGCAATTAATCATACATCCTACTTTGGCTGGGGAAGTTCCCATTTTAATTGCTGGATGTAGAGCAGATTTTATTGTTTTGGTGCAAGCGTTGAGTAAGCGTAACGAACCCGTCAGCATTCCTGACTCAATGGGAGCAATTGCTATTAGTGGTTTCAATAACTGGCAACGTATTAAAAAATACCGCACAGAATGGGAAACACACCAAGAACAACCTGTAACGGAAACAGAGTGGAAAGCAGAATTTCAACGCTTGATACCTCAAAAGCATCTTTACCAAGACTTTTTTATCATTCTCAGTCAAGGCAATTACAGCGCTGTTAATGCCGCAGAATTAGGGCTAGATGAAGCAGAATGGTTACTTTTATGCCTGACGATTCGGCTTGAACATGAGTGCTGCCACTATTTTACCAAACGGGTTTTTGGTTCAATGCGAAATAATATACTTGATGAATTAATTGCTGACTATCAAGGAATTGTTGCTGCTAATCATAATTATTATCGCGCAGATTGGTTTTTGCGGTTTGTGGGTTTAGAAGCATTTCCCAATTATCGTCAAGGTGGAAGATTAGAAAATTATTGCGGAAATCCACCTTTATCAGATGGGGCTTTTAGGATTTTACAAGTTTTGGTAAAACAAGCAGCACAGAATTTAGAGCAATTTAATATTAGTCATATTGAAGAACTAAAAAGTCTGGAAAATAAAGCACGATTAATCATGTTTTTAACTTCTTGTACATTGGAAGAATTAGCAACAAAAACAGGAGTTCTGCTAGAGCAGATGTGGCAAAGATATACTATGTAA
- a CDS encoding NHLP family bacteriocin export ABC transporter peptidase/permease/ATPase subunit: protein MQLLEKVVKKSDLEKSSSQAPKMQNIRVKTPTLLQMEAVECGAAALGIILRYYHLILPLAELRTSCGVSRDGSKASNILKAARNYGMQAKGFKKELTQLQELKPPFIIFWNFNHFLVVEGFVGEKVWLNDPATGPRSVTIQEFDEAYTGVVLIMEPGSEFKKGGHKPSIIRALLTRLQKSFNELLFCILAGFLLVIPQLTLAAFSQVFVDDILMQNRTDWLRPLLLGMGVVVLLQAVLTFLQLRKLRYLQLKLSIGMSSQFLWHILRLPVSFYAQRFAGEISNRVKLNTKVAEVLSGELARTSIDAVMLVFYGIVMLAYDWVLTLIGIVAVIINVVVLGWVARRRVDTNMRLTQDYGKIAGVEIGALQSVETIKSAALESDFFSRWAGYYAKATNAQQELSQTDRLVGLVPPLLTSLTSMLLLVIGGLRVIDGHLTIGMLVAFQTLMERFQEPVKTLVGLGNKIQELDGDLNRLDDVLSNPINPALQAQSAQYATPSIPYRLQGHIELRNITFGYSRVDEPLIQNFSCTLKPGQRVAFVGGSGSGKSTLSKLITGLYQPWDGEILFDGILKQNIPRSVLTNSLAIVEQEIFLFGGTVRDNLTLWDETITNTQLIQACQDAAILDVVMAMPGGLDGKLLESAANLSGGQRQRLEIARALVNNPAILVMDEATSALDTETEKMIDRNIRRRGSTCIIVAHRLSTIRDCDEIIVLERGKVAQRGTHEEMKNTDGYYARLIQAE from the coding sequence ATGCAATTACTGGAAAAAGTTGTCAAAAAATCAGACTTGGAAAAGTCTAGTTCTCAAGCACCAAAAATGCAAAATATCCGTGTGAAAACGCCAACTCTCTTGCAAATGGAAGCGGTGGAATGCGGAGCAGCAGCTTTGGGAATTATCTTACGTTACTATCATCTAATTTTACCTTTAGCAGAATTGCGTACTAGCTGCGGTGTTTCTCGTGATGGTTCTAAAGCCTCAAATATTTTGAAAGCAGCTCGTAATTATGGAATGCAGGCCAAAGGATTTAAAAAAGAACTCACCCAACTCCAAGAACTTAAGCCACCCTTTATCATTTTTTGGAATTTTAATCATTTTTTAGTGGTAGAAGGTTTTGTTGGAGAAAAAGTCTGGTTAAATGACCCAGCTACAGGCCCTCGCAGTGTCACAATTCAGGAGTTTGACGAAGCATATACTGGCGTGGTTCTAATTATGGAGCCAGGTTCAGAGTTTAAAAAAGGTGGTCATAAACCCAGTATTATCAGAGCCTTACTGACGCGATTACAAAAATCCTTTAATGAATTATTGTTCTGTATTCTCGCTGGCTTTTTGCTGGTAATTCCCCAATTAACACTAGCTGCTTTTAGCCAAGTCTTTGTTGATGATATCTTGATGCAAAATCGCACAGATTGGTTGAGACCTCTGTTATTGGGTATGGGGGTTGTAGTTTTACTACAAGCAGTGCTGACTTTCTTGCAATTAAGAAAGCTGCGATATCTGCAACTTAAGCTATCTATTGGGATGAGTAGTCAATTTTTATGGCACATTCTCCGCTTACCTGTGAGTTTCTATGCTCAACGCTTTGCTGGAGAAATAAGTAATCGCGTCAAGCTGAACACCAAAGTAGCAGAAGTTCTATCCGGTGAATTAGCAAGAACCTCCATTGACGCAGTTATGCTTGTCTTCTATGGCATAGTCATGCTGGCTTATGATTGGGTATTAACTTTAATTGGCATTGTTGCTGTAATTATCAACGTTGTGGTGCTAGGTTGGGTTGCCCGTCGTCGGGTTGATACCAATATGCGCCTGACTCAAGATTACGGTAAAATTGCTGGGGTAGAAATCGGTGCATTACAAAGTGTTGAAACTATTAAATCTGCGGCTTTGGAGTCTGATTTTTTTAGTCGTTGGGCTGGATATTATGCTAAAGCCACTAATGCACAGCAAGAATTAAGTCAGACTGACCGACTAGTAGGACTAGTGCCACCTTTGTTAACTTCCCTGACTTCCATGTTGCTATTAGTAATTGGCGGGTTACGAGTCATTGACGGACATCTTACCATCGGTATGTTAGTAGCTTTTCAAACTTTGATGGAGAGATTCCAAGAACCAGTTAAAACTTTGGTTGGTTTGGGAAATAAAATTCAGGAACTAGACGGGGATCTCAATCGCTTGGATGATGTACTATCCAACCCGATTAACCCAGCACTGCAAGCGCAATCAGCTCAATATGCTACTCCAAGTATTCCCTATCGCTTACAAGGTCATATAGAGTTACGTAATATTACCTTCGGTTATAGTCGAGTTGATGAACCTTTAATTCAAAACTTTAGTTGTACTCTCAAACCAGGACAAAGAGTGGCTTTTGTTGGTGGTAGTGGTTCGGGTAAGTCTACTCTTTCCAAACTTATTACTGGACTCTACCAACCCTGGGACGGAGAAATACTTTTTGATGGTATTCTCAAACAAAACATTCCCCGTTCAGTTTTAACTAATTCTCTAGCCATAGTTGAGCAGGAAATTTTTCTGTTTGGCGGTACGGTACGAGATAATTTAACTCTTTGGGATGAAACTATTACCAATACTCAATTAATTCAAGCTTGCCAAGATGCTGCCATTTTAGATGTTGTCATGGCTATGCCCGGTGGACTGGATGGAAAATTACTCGAAAGTGCAGCAAATTTAAGCGGCGGACAGCGCCAACGTCTAGAAATTGCCCGTGCTTTGGTAAATAACCCAGCCATTTTAGTAATGGATGAAGCAACTAGCGCCTTAGATACGGAAACTGAAAAGATGATTGATAGGAATATCCGACGACGGGGTTCCACTTGTATTATTGTCGCTCACCGTCTTAGTACTATTCGCGACTGTGATGAAATTATTGTGTTGGAACGGGGAAAAGTAGCGCAAAGAGGTACTCATGAAGAGATGAAGAACACAGATGGTTACTACGCAAGGTTGATTCAGGCAGAGTAA
- a CDS encoding quinone oxidoreductase family protein: protein MKNVSICGSQLQHLMPFPNIVQAMQIEGVDVFCGLIHTEDPQFDVNAPENIQKVLVKKRAFSCNYRDKNLILKTAVNAPKDCFYTVGSDFVGEVVAVGAEVSEFQVGDRVIGNNSYPDSGVVGLLPGVPTNNASKEYQSFHQAKLLKIPPKMSDESAAAFSIGGQTAYSMIRKLNIQPGANVLVTAAKSNTSLFAINALKQYKVNLYATSTSMRFAQELKDMGVKQLIRVNQEDDDWLASAQMREVYDETGGFNYIIDPFFDLHLGKVISLFVPRAGGKYITCGFYDQYSQFTGKEFQYYGLPCNQILVNMMVNNIHLIGNCVGTTEDLQRAIQDCANGNFSVAIDSVFQGDRIKEFFERTYNAKDRFGKVIYRYE from the coding sequence ATGAAAAATGTATCTATTTGTGGCAGTCAACTCCAACACTTAATGCCTTTTCCTAACATTGTTCAGGCAATGCAAATTGAAGGCGTTGATGTCTTCTGCGGGCTAATTCATACTGAAGATCCTCAGTTTGATGTTAATGCACCAGAGAATATTCAGAAAGTTCTGGTGAAAAAACGGGCTTTTTCCTGTAATTATCGAGACAAAAATTTAATTCTCAAAACAGCTGTTAATGCTCCAAAAGATTGCTTTTATACAGTCGGGTCTGATTTTGTTGGGGAAGTTGTAGCTGTTGGTGCAGAAGTTAGTGAGTTTCAGGTTGGCGATCGCGTAATTGGAAATAACAGCTATCCTGATTCCGGTGTAGTTGGTTTGCTGCCTGGGGTTCCGACTAATAACGCTTCCAAAGAATATCAAAGCTTTCATCAAGCTAAACTCTTGAAAATTCCCCCTAAGATGTCAGACGAGTCGGCTGCTGCTTTTAGTATTGGCGGACAAACTGCATACAGCATGATTCGGAAACTGAACATTCAACCAGGCGCTAATGTTCTAGTAACTGCTGCTAAATCGAATACCTCTTTATTTGCGATCAATGCTTTAAAACAGTATAAAGTTAACCTCTATGCTACATCTACTTCTATGCGCTTTGCCCAAGAACTCAAGGACATGGGAGTAAAGCAATTGATTCGAGTCAATCAGGAGGATGATGATTGGCTGGCATCCGCCCAGATGCGAGAGGTTTATGACGAAACAGGTGGTTTTAACTATATTATTGACCCTTTTTTCGATCTCCATCTGGGAAAAGTGATTTCTCTGTTTGTACCGCGTGCTGGAGGGAAGTATATTACTTGTGGATTTTACGACCAATATTCTCAATTTACAGGTAAAGAATTTCAATATTACGGATTGCCATGCAACCAGATATTAGTAAACATGATGGTGAATAATATCCATCTGATTGGCAATTGTGTCGGCACAACTGAAGATTTACAACGAGCGATTCAAGACTGTGCGAATGGTAATTTTTCGGTAGCGATTGATTCCGTATTTCAAGGCGATCGCATCAAGGAATTTTTTGAACGAACTTATAACGCCAAAGACCGATTTGGCAAAGTTATCTATCGCTATGAATAA
- a CDS encoding MBL fold metallo-hydrolase, producing the protein MQIDMIGHATLFVETKDCKILMDPVLWDPFCEGLNESCPKREVMADKLSNFDFLVISHQHLDHFDIRSLAYLPKTVDVLIPQDRLIEDCLRHLGYSHIYPLADFTKVRSGSTTLMATRSEVRVPEFGMVFADDSGVFWNTVDTYFSPETIQKVRKFFPEIDFLLTTWHISMEGKFQYNQSISFPFELYSYLFYLISLIQPQAIAPGAQGFKYIGESAWQNQVVFPVTRERFCHDLKTAFPELADKIFPIDPGDILTFDGGKYDYIRGKSNYAQMLVDNRESIDFNPVAIANTLIDSNPENYSLEDMRQIIEEKICLDLPQFIIENRNSLFTEHCQWQIVYQIEITFPDGVKTWNIDLSEAVIQTKQGRNPLANLFTYITASTLYSLIDKKRDWDYLLCSGDYRTFHKIYSISKEKINFAETATFVDPIQLQFPSSYVASNNIYRELAKWMPANESISLTEDEASMICLGNLLIKRKNRNKDKEETI; encoded by the coding sequence ATGCAAATTGATATGATTGGCCATGCTACTCTCTTTGTCGAAACCAAAGACTGCAAAATTCTTATGGACCCCGTGCTATGGGACCCGTTTTGCGAAGGGTTGAACGAATCCTGTCCCAAACGGGAAGTCATGGCCGATAAATTATCTAACTTTGATTTTTTGGTGATTTCTCATCAACATCTTGATCATTTTGATATTCGTTCTTTAGCTTATTTGCCCAAAACAGTTGATGTTTTGATTCCACAAGATCGACTGATTGAAGATTGTTTACGTCACCTCGGATATTCTCATATTTATCCATTGGCTGACTTTACAAAAGTCCGGTCAGGATCGACTACATTAATGGCAACTCGTTCTGAGGTGCGAGTTCCGGAGTTTGGTATGGTGTTTGCCGATGATTCTGGGGTTTTTTGGAATACGGTCGATACATATTTTTCACCGGAAACCATTCAAAAAGTTCGGAAGTTTTTTCCAGAAATTGATTTTCTGCTGACAACTTGGCACATCAGCATGGAAGGAAAATTTCAATATAACCAGAGCATTTCATTTCCATTTGAATTATACAGTTATTTATTCTATCTTATTAGTTTAATTCAACCGCAAGCGATCGCTCCAGGCGCTCAGGGATTTAAATATATTGGCGAGTCTGCGTGGCAAAATCAAGTTGTCTTTCCCGTCACCCGCGAACGATTCTGTCATGACCTCAAAACAGCTTTTCCAGAATTGGCAGACAAAATATTTCCCATCGATCCGGGCGATATCTTGACCTTTGATGGCGGTAAATATGATTACATCAGGGGTAAATCTAATTATGCCCAAATGCTCGTAGATAATCGTGAATCTATTGACTTTAATCCTGTCGCGATCGCAAATACACTAATTGATTCTAATCCAGAGAATTATAGCTTAGAAGATATGAGACAAATCATTGAAGAAAAAATTTGTCTCGATTTACCTCAATTCATTATCGAAAATCGAAATTCTTTATTTACAGAACATTGTCAATGGCAAATTGTTTATCAAATAGAAATTACTTTTCCCGACGGTGTTAAAACATGGAATATCGATTTATCGGAAGCTGTGATTCAAACCAAACAAGGGCGAAATCCATTAGCTAATCTGTTTACTTATATTACAGCATCGACCTTGTATAGTCTGATTGATAAGAAACGCGATTGGGACTATTTGCTTTGTAGTGGAGACTATAGGACGTTTCACAAAATCTATTCTATTAGTAAAGAGAAAATTAATTTTGCAGAAACAGCTACTTTTGTCGATCCGATCCAGCTACAGTTTCCTTCTAGTTACGTTGCTAGTAATAACATTTATCGGGAACTAGCTAAATGGATGCCAGCTAATGAAAGTATATCTTTAACTGAAGACGAAGCTTCCATGATCTGCTTAGGTAACCTTTTAATTAAACGTAAAAATAGAAACAAAGATAAAGAAGAGACTATATAG
- a CDS encoding NHLP bacteriocin export ABC transporter permease/ATPase subunit yields the protein MTNVLNKTGASESVVVKGNSYLALNNADTVWLVSSGAMAVFAVTIVDGISQGARRYLFDVNTEDALFGIFTIPQGQSYELIAVAYEETYLVAASLENWIQQENCINSNTSTQIPNLMQQWSDRLVAVFEDTNIVFDGINSHTLDLSTSLVEHLYQLQTNFINCLSELNQQDEEIKATQFRDRLQLNQQVSERSIGNLTAIFRPKAVASVQEGTALLMAAGAVGRAIGIEIRPPARSEDPKRIKDPLAAIARASRIRTRRVILSGNWWHSDSGSLLAYTVEGEKPVALLPASNNKYEIFDPEQRRRLPLNHNTARLISPVAFMFYRPFPEQALKTLDILKFAVKGRIKDIITLLLMGILTSLLGMLIPQATGILIDSAIPDANRGLIFQIALGLLTVTAASTSFELIESIATSRLQTFANIQTQTAVWDRLLKLRVAFFRRYSTGDLQSRVSAISQIHHILSGTVLRTIFNAFFSLLNLGLLFFYSAQLALIAVGVAVVNIIVTNVAGVLNRKKMQPLEEIQGEVFGLTVELIGGVSKLYVAGAEQRAFAYWSKKFSRELQLILSTEAIENAVSFFNTLLPTVSSIIIYAVVISLIAKAEAEGGRGFSAGTFLAFNAAFGIFVSGATSLSNTLIQVSEVSVLWERAKPILEEPPEVDSEKTDPGRLTGRVKLDRVSFRYRPDIPLTLDRVTIEAEPGSFIALVGPSGSGKSTTVRLLLGFEQPEEGTIYYDGQDVSGLDISAVRRQLGVVLQNGRINSASIFENISSGALVTIDEAWEAARMAGFAEDVQQMPMGMHTVISEGGTNISGGQRQRLLIARALVMKPKILIFDEATSALDNRTQAIVSESLEQLKVTRIVIAHRLSTIRKADCIYVIAAGQVLQQGNFEQLMAQKGMFAELMARQVA from the coding sequence ATGACCAATGTGCTAAACAAAACTGGCGCTTCTGAAAGTGTTGTTGTCAAGGGCAACAGTTACTTAGCTCTGAATAATGCTGATACTGTCTGGCTAGTATCATCGGGAGCAATGGCGGTGTTTGCAGTCACTATTGTCGATGGTATTTCTCAAGGAGCGCGTCGTTATTTGTTTGATGTAAATACTGAGGATGCCTTATTTGGTATTTTTACAATTCCACAAGGGCAGTCTTACGAACTGATTGCCGTTGCTTATGAAGAAACTTATCTAGTAGCAGCTAGTCTTGAAAATTGGATACAACAGGAAAATTGTATCAATAGTAATACCTCAACTCAGATTCCAAATTTGATGCAGCAGTGGAGCGATCGCCTCGTAGCGGTTTTTGAGGATACTAACATTGTTTTTGATGGGATCAATAGCCACACACTCGATCTCTCAACATCCTTAGTCGAGCATCTATATCAGTTACAAACTAATTTTATCAACTGTTTATCTGAACTCAACCAACAAGACGAGGAAATAAAAGCAACGCAGTTTCGCGATCGCCTACAACTTAATCAACAAGTTAGCGAACGCTCAATTGGTAATCTCACCGCTATTTTTAGACCCAAAGCAGTTGCATCCGTGCAGGAAGGAACAGCACTGTTAATGGCTGCGGGAGCAGTAGGTAGAGCTATAGGAATTGAGATTCGTCCTCCCGCGCGATCGGAAGATCCTAAGCGAATCAAAGATCCCTTAGCTGCCATAGCACGAGCATCGCGTATTCGGACTCGACGGGTAATTTTAAGCGGTAATTGGTGGCATTCAGATAGCGGGTCTTTGTTAGCTTATACAGTTGAAGGCGAAAAACCTGTAGCTTTATTACCAGCGAGTAACAATAAATACGAAATCTTTGACCCCGAACAGCGTCGCCGCCTGCCTCTGAATCACAATACAGCTAGGTTGATTTCCCCAGTAGCTTTTATGTTTTATCGCCCGTTCCCTGAACAGGCACTCAAAACACTGGATATTCTCAAGTTTGCTGTCAAGGGAAGAATCAAAGACATCATTACCCTGTTATTGATGGGTATTTTAACTTCATTACTGGGAATGCTCATTCCTCAAGCCACGGGTATCCTAATTGATAGTGCAATTCCTGATGCTAATCGGGGCTTAATATTTCAAATTGCTCTGGGTTTGCTAACTGTAACAGCTGCTAGCACCTCATTTGAATTAATAGAAAGTATTGCTACCTCGCGGCTACAAACCTTTGCTAATATTCAAACCCAAACTGCTGTTTGGGATCGTTTGCTCAAACTACGAGTTGCTTTCTTTCGCAGATATTCAACTGGCGATCTTCAGTCTCGTGTTTCTGCAATTAGTCAAATTCACCACATACTTAGTGGCACAGTTCTCAGAACCATATTTAATGCCTTCTTCTCTCTCCTCAATTTGGGATTGTTATTTTTCTACAGCGCTCAGTTGGCATTAATAGCTGTAGGAGTTGCTGTGGTTAATATTATCGTCACTAACGTTGCAGGTGTCCTGAATCGCAAAAAAATGCAGCCACTAGAAGAAATACAAGGTGAGGTATTTGGCCTAACAGTAGAGCTAATTGGCGGAGTATCTAAGTTGTATGTTGCTGGTGCTGAACAACGAGCATTTGCTTACTGGTCTAAAAAATTTAGTCGGGAACTACAGTTAATTCTGAGTACAGAGGCTATAGAAAATGCCGTCAGTTTTTTTAATACACTTTTACCTACTGTTAGTTCAATTATAATTTATGCCGTCGTTATCAGCTTAATTGCCAAAGCTGAAGCAGAAGGAGGTAGGGGATTTTCTGCTGGTACTTTTCTCGCCTTCAATGCAGCTTTTGGTATATTTGTTTCGGGTGCAACCAGTTTGAGTAATACACTTATCCAAGTTTCGGAAGTTTCAGTGTTATGGGAACGCGCCAAACCAATTTTAGAAGAGCCTCCTGAAGTTGATAGTGAAAAAACAGATCCAGGTCGGCTGACTGGAAGGGTGAAGTTAGATCGGGTGAGTTTTCGCTACCGCCCAGACATTCCCTTAACACTCGATAGAGTCACGATTGAAGCAGAACCAGGCTCGTTTATTGCTTTAGTCGGCCCTTCTGGTAGTGGCAAATCAACTACTGTACGGTTGCTGTTGGGTTTCGAGCAGCCAGAAGAAGGCACGATTTATTATGATGGTCAAGATGTCTCAGGTTTAGATATCTCTGCGGTGCGGCGACAGTTGGGTGTGGTTTTGCAAAATGGTCGCATAAACAGTGCATCTATATTTGAAAATATTTCCAGTGGGGCATTAGTAACAATAGATGAAGCTTGGGAAGCGGCGCGCATGGCCGGCTTTGCTGAAGACGTGCAACAGATGCCAATGGGTATGCACACAGTCATTTCCGAAGGTGGTACAAACATTTCTGGTGGTCAGCGTCAGCGGTTATTAATTGCTCGTGCTTTGGTAATGAAACCGAAAATTTTGATTTTTGATGAGGCGACAAGTGCTTTAGATAATCGCACTCAAGCAATTGTTAGTGAAAGTTTAGAACAGTTGAAGGTGACTCGTATCGTTATTGCTCACCGCCTCAGTACCATTCGCAAAGCCGATTGCATTTATGTAATTGCTGCGGGACAGGTGTTACAACAGGGTAATTTTGAGCAATTGATGGCGCAAAAAGGTATGTTTGCGGAACTCATGGCGCGACAAGTGGCGTAA
- a CDS encoding Nif11-like leader peptide family natural product precursor, with the protein MPTTVQEFLNQIAEDPSLQGELAQALESENDREAVTAMAQSKGYDFSSDELWAEIQKRQAEFSAREAAGELSDAELEAVAGGVTPTIASIAVASAAATIFGVSYTVGTGVGSKIKW; encoded by the coding sequence ATGCCTACTACAGTTCAAGAATTTCTTAACCAGATTGCAGAAGATCCATCTCTGCAAGGCGAATTGGCTCAAGCTTTGGAATCAGAAAATGACCGCGAAGCTGTCACAGCAATGGCTCAGTCTAAGGGCTATGATTTTTCATCAGATGAACTTTGGGCTGAGATCCAAAAGCGTCAAGCAGAATTTAGCGCTAGAGAAGCGGCTGGAGAACTTTCTGACGCAGAACTAGAAGCGGTAGCTGGTGGTGTCACACCAACAATTGCCTCAATTGCTGTTGCTAGTGCAGCCGCTACTATCTTTGGTGTTAGTTATACCGTTGGTACTGGTGTTGGTTCCAAAATCAAGTGGTAA
- a CDS encoding Nif11-like leader peptide family natural product precursor, translating into MSNPKVEQFLNQIEADQSLQGELAQALESENDREAVTALAKSRGYEFSSNELWAEIQKRQAEFSAKETAGELSDEELEAVAGGMTPAAAALVTVVTAAAGLGTGIGVSKIKW; encoded by the coding sequence ATGTCTAATCCAAAAGTTGAACAATTTCTCAATCAGATCGAAGCAGATCAATCTCTGCAAGGCGAATTGGCTCAAGCTTTGGAATCAGAAAACGATCGCGAAGCGGTAACAGCATTAGCTAAATCTAGAGGTTATGAGTTCTCATCAAATGAACTTTGGGCTGAAATCCAAAAGCGTCAAGCAGAATTTAGCGCTAAGGAAACAGCCGGAGAACTTTCGGATGAGGAATTAGAAGCAGTAGCGGGTGGTATGACACCTGCTGCCGCCGCACTCGTCACTGTTGTAACTGCTGCCGCTGGACTTGGTACTGGAATCGGTGTTTCTAAAATTAAGTGGTAA